The Starkeya sp. ORNL1 DNA window CGCTCGACCAGGCTCTCGGCGAGCCGCTGGATCACCGCCACTTCCATCCCCAGCCGTCGGCTCCGGATCATGGACGCGAACGGCGCACTCGCGGCGAGCAATCCCTGCGTCCGCGCCGCCAGCGCCGCGATCGTCGCACGCAGCTCCGGCGTCGCCGCGGCCGCGCCGAGATCCTCGATGCGCGCGTTGTTCGCGGCAACAAGATCGAGCGGCAGATAGACGCGATCGATCGCCCGGTAATCCTTGCCGCAATCCTGTAAATGGTTGATCACCTGCAACGCCGCGCACAGCGCGTCGGACGCCGGCCAGCATGCGCGGTCCTCGCCATGCACGTCGAGCACGAAGCGCCCGACCGGCGCCGCCGACAGCCGGCAATAGGCCATCAGGCCCTGCCAATTGTCATAGCGGCTGACCCGCACATCCTGTTCGAAGGCATCGAGCAATTCGTGGGCATGCACCGGGTCGATGCCATGCGCCGCCATCACCTCGCGCAGCGCCTCGGCTTCCGTTGCCCCTGTGCCGCCCAGCCCGGCCCGCATCGCCGCCAGCCCCGCCAGCCTGTCCTCGGCGCTGGCGGTCGGGTGGTCGCCAATATCGTCGGCAGCGCGGGCGAAGCGATAGAAGGCCATGATCGGCGCGCGATGGGCCGGCGCAAGCAGCCAGCTGGCGACCGGGAAATTCTCGTCGCGATGCCCCTTGCCCGAGGCGAAGTCGGCGGCGCGGGCGTTCATCGGCCTGCCGCCGCCTGGACGCGCCCCTTCCACATGCCGCCGCGTCCCTGCCAGTGCCGTAGCGCCGAGAGGAAAGTGCAGCCGGCATAGAAGGCGGCGATGAGCGGAAGCGCCATGCCCCATAGCGGCGAGCGGCGATAGAAATGCAGCATCGGCTGGAACGAGATCGCCATCATGAGCCATGCGGCAAGGCCGAGCCCTTGCGCGAGACCGTGGCCGAACAGGGCGAGCAAGGGCGGCGCGGCATAGACCAGAGCGAGGCCGAGCAGCGTGCCGAGCAGCGCCAGCGGATTGTAGCCGAGCTGGGCATAGGCGGAACGCGCGATCATGTCGGCGATCGAGCCCCAATCATCATAGGCGCGAATGCTCTGCGAGCGGTTGGTGAGGCCGAGCCAGATCGGCCCCTGCTGCTTGAGCCGCGCCCCCAATGCACAGTCGTCGATCAGCGCGTCGCGAATCGCGGCGATGCCGCCGGTACGCTCGAGCGCGTCCCGCCGCACCAGCATGCAGCCTCCCGCCGCCGCGGCGGTACGGCCGGACCGATTCACCCGGCCGAACGGATAGAGCATCTGGAAGAAGAACACGAAGGCCGGCACCAGCGCGCGCTCGGCAAGCGTCGCACAGCGCAGCTTCGCCATCAGCGAGACGAGCGCCAGCCCGTTCGGCTCCGCCCGCGCCACCAGCGAGCGCAAGGTCTCCGGCGCATGGACGATGTCGGCATCGGTCAGCCACAGGTAACGCGGCACGCCGGCGGCGGTGACGCCCTGGCAAACCGCCCAGAGCTTGCCGGTCCAGCCGGGCGGGAGCGGCGCGCCGGTGGACACCGTCAGCCGCGCGCCGCCAGCCCTGCGCGCCAGCTCAGCAGTGCCGTCGCTGCTACCGTCGTCGACCAGCACGATGCGGAACGGCCCCGGATAGTCCTGTGCGGCCAGGCTGCCGATGGAGTCAGCGATCACGTCGGCTTCATCGCGCGCAGGCACCACCGCCACCACCTCGGGCCAGGCGGCAAGTGCCGGCAGCGGGGCGGTGTCGCGCTCGCGCGCCAGCCAGAAGCCGCCATTCGCGGCCAGCAGCCCGCACCAGATCGCCAGTGCGGCGATACCGATCGCAATGCCGATCAACGCACCATCCCCGCACCGCGGAACCAGGCAATCGCGTCGGCAAGCCCCTCGGCATAAGGCCGCGCACGGTAGCCCAGATCGCGCTCCGCCTTGGCCGAACTGTAGAACATCCGGTGCTTCGACATGCGCAGCCCGTCAAGCGTAAGGAACGGCTCGCGCCCGGTGACGCGCGCGACCTGCTCATTGGCCCAGGCAAGCGGAAATAACGGCGCGCGCGGCAGGGCCAGCGTCGGCGGGCGGCGACCGACCAGCGCTGCAATTTCGCGCAGCATCTCGGCCAAGCTCACGTCCTGCCCTCCCAGCACATAGCGTTCGCCGATCCGCCCTTTCTCGAGCGCAGCCAGATGGCCCGCCGCGACGTCGTCGACGTGGACCAGATTGAGGCCGCTGTCCAGATAGGCCGGCATCCTGCCATTGGCGGCCTCGACGACGATCCGGCCGGTCGGCGTCGGCCGTGGATCGCGCGGGCCGATCGGTGTCGAGGGATTGACGATCACCGCGGGAAGCCCCCTCTCCGCCACCATCGCCTCGACCAGCCGCTCGGCCACCACCTTGCTGCGCTTGTAGGCGCCGATCACCGTGGTCTCGCTGGCCGGGCGGGTCTCATCTGCGGCACCAGTGGGATCGGGCAGCAGCGTGGCGACGCTGCTGGTGTAGACGATCCGCTCGACGCCGGCGGCAA harbors:
- the hpnC gene encoding squalene synthase HpnC produces the protein MNARAADFASGKGHRDENFPVASWLLAPAHRAPIMAFYRFARAADDIGDHPTASAEDRLAGLAAMRAGLGGTGATEAEALREVMAAHGIDPVHAHELLDAFEQDVRVSRYDNWQGLMAYCRLSAAPVGRFVLDVHGEDRACWPASDALCAALQVINHLQDCGKDYRAIDRVYLPLDLVAANNARIEDLGAAAATPELRATIAALAARTQGLLAASAPFASMIRSRRLGMEVAVIQRLAESLVERLLVHDPLRERVHHRKAEAGLLALGAAARRWLAGGPNECRNVPGDRARARPR
- the hpnA gene encoding hopanoid-associated sugar epimerase translates to MGTRSDVTLVTGATGFVGSAVVQALGAAGRPMRAFVRNRNGSAGIAHAYELFEGDLRDAASVRRAMEGVRHVFHVAADYRLWARDPEEIVRNNRESTRNVMEAALAAGVERIVYTSSVATLLPDPTGAADETRPASETTVIGAYKRSKVVAERLVEAMVAERGLPAVIVNPSTPIGPRDPRPTPTGRIVVEAANGRMPAYLDSGLNLVHVDDVAAGHLAALEKGRIGERYVLGGQDVSLAEMLREIAALVGRRPPTLALPRAPLFPLAWANEQVARVTGREPFLTLDGLRMSKHRMFYSSAKAERDLGYRARPYAEGLADAIAWFRGAGMVR
- a CDS encoding glycosyltransferase, which encodes MIGIAIGIAALAIWCGLLAANGGFWLARERDTAPLPALAAWPEVVAVVPARDEADVIADSIGSLAAQDYPGPFRIVLVDDGSSDGTAELARRAGGARLTVSTGAPLPPGWTGKLWAVCQGVTAAGVPRYLWLTDADIVHAPETLRSLVARAEPNGLALVSLMAKLRCATLAERALVPAFVFFFQMLYPFGRVNRSGRTAAAAGGCMLVRRDALERTGGIAAIRDALIDDCALGARLKQQGPIWLGLTNRSQSIRAYDDWGSIADMIARSAYAQLGYNPLALLGTLLGLALVYAAPPLLALFGHGLAQGLGLAAWLMMAISFQPMLHFYRRSPLWGMALPLIAAFYAGCTFLSALRHWQGRGGMWKGRVQAAAGR